The DNA segment tctcttattactttaagttgatatttttgacatagactcaggcaattgtgcaatatcttcatccacaattggagtcattaaacactccagtgacagctctagtttcttcagatgtgcccaatttcactatccagcatcgaaatagtcgagcgttctgtctcctgtgacagctcttgttttactaaGAGTGTTCatattattcccctaggatcaaatgtGGCTCCTCCCTGGTGGTCACAGGGTTTATATAGAcgtatatagggaaaatctttttgtacaaaactacatggcctggggctttaatatttggtatgtagcattgtgtagtagtcctttaccaagattgtaaAATTATCCTCCCTATAGGCACACGGTATATAGTGGAaactctaaaaatcttcttgtatgaaacggctggcccgattttgaaataatttcacacaaatggtccttatgtaaccctctgccaagattgttcagattattacgATTCGTCAAAAACCATGGCCGCCCGTGGACGTGGTCCcatttccctgtatgtatattgtgaaaatttaaaaatattattgcaTGAAACGGCTTCATATAAGTCATAATTCATTGCTTCTTCTCAAATCTTGTTTATGCAAGCCCCTATTCTGTACATACACTTTAGACGCTTCGTTTGAGGATCCTAATTATAAAGAAAACACAACTGtcagtttgtttgaaaaatttcGTTTATTTAAAATGACACATGTGTTGTAAAGATAAAACATTGTAGTTTTAAAGCGGTCGATTCAATATTATGCATCCAAAACTTTCCGCAGCTTTCAAAAAGATTGATATTCAGTTGCATTTAAGTGCTTTTTGTAGGCACAGAATGTTTCTTCAAAGGAGAAACCTTTATCAcgttcggcgggggataccagttcactgaatttgcttgtgttttaaataaaatttcgcGGCAAGTTGCATAAATATagattaatcatatttatataaacaattcTATCGGAAAGGTGTCTTTGCCCGTGCCATATACAAATTGCCGGTCAGTGCACTATTTATGGATTGATAACATCCCATTGAAACTTAAGTGAATTAGGTGTAACAGTTTACTTTAAAGACTTTGATAACGTCTTTATATTGAAACTCTAAAGTACAGACAAATGTATACCAAGTCTTTGGATATATAATGATTTACATCTTCTGTCTTTGACAATTGCAGTGTTAAAAATGGCGAAAACTAACCTCGAGCAAACGTACGAGCTGAAAAATTTGGGTAAACATTGGCTGACACGTAGAGATGGAAAGAGATTTAAAAGATGTCCTGTGTTATCAAGTGCAAAAGAGGTAGATTTATTTGACAACTTCCTGACTGCGGATGACATAATATATGAGATTCAGGAAGATGAGGCCGGAGAAGTGGTCTTAGTGAAGGTTGAAGACACCCCCGTTCTtgacaaacaacaaaatattgaagaTGATTTGGAAAATGCTAATTTGCAACGCAACGTTGTTGCTTGCAAACAAGGGGATACGTCTGGTCAACAAGTGGCCTTTCCGAAGGAATCAAATACCAAACAAAAGAAGAATACAAAGATAAACAACAACACGGAACAAAAGCCAAGTGAATTTACAACAAGTAATGACaagcaaataaacaaacaaactgaaaaatcGGTGTCTCCGGAAACGAAAACGTCCTTCCCCGTTACGATTATTTATGAAAACCAGACGTCTggagaaaataaagaagaaaaggACAGCGACAATTCTAACAAGTCAGATAATTGCATAGGTAAAAGTAATAGTCAAAACGAggaaaatgaaaatgcatcaaatcaGTCGTTTTCTGATAAAACTGCAGATGAAACTCCCGAAGAAATTGAAGGTGACAAAACATGTGACATAGACGAGCTGGAGATGATTACCACTCGCTTGACGCCGGACAAACAGAGGAAACAAGTATGATAGAAACCATCTTTATAAAGGATGTTACAGAAACCAGTGCCAGTGAAGGTAAATATAAGATTGGTATTTTGTTTATTGCTTAATGTGTCTGTATgcaaacattttttgtttgtttttgattgcAACCCAAAAGGGATGATCACAAAATCATTGTTTCCtctcaaaacatacatgtatttacatattgGTCACGTATTACTTTCGGAAATATTGCTGTAATTACTGGTCAAAATAAATGCACCCACTGTATTGTCGCATTGCGTATAAATTGGgcgttctaaatatgaagaaattcaTAGCTTTTTGAATGTCCTTTTCAGACCTTAAAGCCACTATAAAACTTGACACTGTATtcgaatttcaaatattttttcttcttgttaTAGCTCTGTATTTTAGTAAATCTTTTCAAGAATTGTCGTCACAACTGCTAGATGATAacacatatttaaataaatggaTGGTTAAAACAAACCATCCGCTAAATATTTCATATACTCTTAACAGTGTTTGGATTCTTAATCACCTAAAATTTTGCCAGTATCTTTCAGGTTATATAATAAACACTTTGAAACTTCAAAATCATCAGTACACGTATTATACACAAAGTGTCGAAATTACAGCAAAATGGAACCCTGTTATTACAAATTACTATCTATATACgcattttaaaatgatacaaaattcacATCACAAATATTACTGCGTTTGTTAAAGTGAAAGTAAATATCccattttcatgagaaaatataggtGTGTGAATCTACATTTTTGAATGATAAAACGTTATGGTCAACCTATTTCGAAAGTGAGGAGCGTGGAAGAGCCTGTATCCCAGTACGCTTTTGAAaagatgaataaaataaacacgtGCACATGTAGTTATTGCGGAATTTCACTGTCTGTCAGAGATCAATTCTACATCAGAGTGTGAGTATATGAGGATGTTCACAACTTAAAGTGAGTGTGAGCGAGCAGTTTAATATGACCTAACTTTTATGCCATTGATACAAAGGTGTAAATACTAACttaaactagaattgtgtccatggGACACGGAAAACTTAATAGACTGTCTCATCCTTTATATAGCAGGAGCTGAACATGCAagattttttcaatatattctgTATAgcaaaacaaagggccataatcccagtaaaatagtcacagaaaaaaaattcCTTTATGGTCATTTGCAAATCTTGTATGTTCATCTGTAAAAGTCTAAAGCAAATCAGGCCAATTGTGTCTGATGAGCTGGACACACAAGGTTTTGGGACATGCATACGTATGGATGACGGACGTATTTACAACAGCATGCAACTCTATATTCCCCCACATAAATGTGTAGGTGCATAAATATGGGAAAAAGAAAGCTATTATTGTACGTTATATGATTTGGgtctttttgtgtaaaattaaattattttttatacatatcTAATACATTAAATGGTTGTTTTGTACCTTTTTGTCGTGAAAAAGAGTATAATTAAGTGATATCTATGACTTTTAGTTTTTtaaatagtatacatgtataccaTTAACGGTATGATTGTCTTCACATGTCAAATTTCTTAAATTTACTCTATTACTTGAGGTAACGTcggaaatatttgtattttagacTGGGTTTGAAGACTTTTTAAGAATAGCAGTGGTTATGGTTAAGATGTCAGTCACTCTTACCGGAAGTTGTGAGTTCGTGTACCATTGGTGTCTTGTTCCCACCTGATATAACAGCAGAACTGTTTTAACAAAACGCGGACTAAAGAGTGAATAAACAAGCTTCGAGTTTGCGTAATGTTTGTgcttaaatgaattatttaaaaggTTGATAACATAGACTGGGAAAGCAACCTAAACGTATTTACAACACATCTATGAATCGATGTGTAGATGTGAAGTATTTAGCAATTTATGTATTGCATTAACAAAGTCATCAGGTATATTGATTTTTATTACAACCTTAAATATAGCCtgctattaattttttttataattaaggtGCAGCTGCAGACGACGGGGCTACCTCTGAcattaaagatgaaataaaactaATGAATGAAATGGTTTGGGAAGTGATATCTACTCGGCATTCAGCAGAACTAGGACAACTGAAGGCAAAGTTTCTTGAGTTTAAGTATACCAGTGGTACATTATGTGTTACTGCTGCTGGCAATTCAAATGAATCGGAACAGCAGTTACGTAGACTGAgaagttttattgaaaagttCAATAACAAAGAATATGAAGAAATTTTAGTTGAACCTTCAGATGTAGTTTCAGCATGGTGTGATGAAATTGAAAACACACTTATGTGTGAATGCTGCATGTATGTACCTGGACAGAAAAAGGTAGTCACGTACTGTAATACATATGAGGACTGTCTGAAGGTAAAGCATTTATTATTAGTGAAAAGTGGCAGAATCAAGGCTTCTGGAATGAATAAATCTCGGAGAAAGAACTCTAGTAAGCAGACTTTAAACATGAAATCAGAAGAAGGCacgaaatcagaaaaaaatgctgacgttaatgaaaaaaataatgagaCTAACGTTGAACATAGATTACTCTGGGGAAAGGATAAAGAATACCTTAAATGTTTTAAGACCAATGAAAACTTAAAAGTCTACATTTGCCAAGCTAGCATACTGAACCTAGACGTCGACTGTATCGTTAGTGCTTCTAATCAAAATCTGTCACACGGAGGGGGCATTGCTGCAGTCATTGCCAAAGCAGCTGGTGTTGCTTTAACAAGAGAGGGAGATGAGTTTATAAAAAGGTATGGCTCGATACCGGTAGGCAATGTATGCACTACAACAGCAGGGGAGCTGCCTTATAGATATGTGATACATGCTATTGGTCCAACATGGTCAGATTACCGTCCACATACAGAAGAGTTAATCAAGCGATGTGAAACTGATCTTTACAATGCTCTATATAACAGTTTTGTGGAGGCGGAGAGGAGAGGAGCAAAATCTGTTGCTTTTCCTGCTATAAGTTCAAGTAagctgtttcatttaaaatgcataAGAATTACTTTCGTACTGTAAATGCTGATCAGTTTCCAAAACGACTTCATAGATTTCAGAGTAAGTTAAAGAATTGTGAATAGCAAAACCTTTCTGACAATTcctatttttataaatgtaagCTTCAAACTATTTTCGATAATAACGCACACATCTAAATAACcttatttagaataaaatatacatgCGTATTGATACGTTTTAAAAGAAGTGAAAAGCGATGTTCTAACAAACGCTTATGAAGCAAATAAAGCCATTTACATTTTTCCTTCACCTTGCACCTGATTTGGATGGCCCGGGAGGCGTACAGTGCTTGAACTGACGGTCAGTCAGACTTTCTTGTGTGCTCAACTTATCCTGCAGCTGATATCCAATGGAGATGAATCTTGGTATTCAGTATCAACATGAAGTCCGCATGCAAATTAAGTTTTCACtcttcaggaccctgtgaccttgacctttgacatactgccCGCAAAACAAGAGGGGAGATCTACCTCGTAAGTCCTATCGTGTTTTTAAGCTTAAAGGTTCTCAAAGTATTGGGCGGAAACCGATCGCTCTACCGACAGAgggaccgaccaaccgaccgacagacaggTGCAAAGCAGGGCATtcatatttgacccagagtcgCACGTTGGAATATATTTCAGCATGTGCATTTGTGTGTAcctgatatttgtttttatttcactctGCAGGACCAGATTTATGACCCTTGATCTAATGCATTATGCGCTTAATAATTTGTGTTCTATTTATCTCAAATAGTATTTAACCTAGACTAATAAAACATTATAGGATGGTAATATAGATTGTGACGATGTGCACTTAgtgttttgtttggaatttcattcagccagatcagagttattgcccttgacttagtgaaaaaatacatataaatagcTTAATGCAGTGTATATATCTTAAAGTATATTTCGCCTACAGTCATAAaatcatgtacagtgacaggaagtagAGGGCACAGTGTCCTTTAGACACACATCTAGTGTCTGTTAGCCTAAGCCATTTGcagactttgaaactttgcaaataCATCTGTACATTTGTCATCAATATGTAGTGGAAATGTGCATATTATAGGAACTTTCTCGTCCGAATTTTTCGGCGCAGCTGTTTGATTTCCCGCGGTTATATTTAgttcttaaggtattagatccctaatagtaatgtttacaaaatgacctttgcttggtatattctgaaaggtaaccatgtttcgaactattttgcaatttttaaacaacttttaccgtgccgtttttttttataaattttgtataacttatggtatctccacaagctcaagtagagacaaatttcaaagtgatggccactatccaaaacgtttgcagagaactcattttaccattaattttaataaaagagacatcaaactattggtaaacaattataaaacacaacataaaaatgtcaatatcatttttttctatggtgcctcaagtaaacggatttaatgagacagaattcatacttcaacattgaaaaaataacgtcgaatgctgtgtttctgttttgaattttgcttacttcatttaaaaataaccttaaggcagatgtaaaacctacctaaatttcttccacaaaatataatctaagagtgaaagcaaaatagagaactttcaccgcatgtaactcaatatttttaatcccccgccgtggcggagggattataggaatggtctgcgtccgtccttccgtccgtccatccgtccttccgtctgtaacaaaatcgtgtccggtccatatctcctaaaccccttgaagggtttgaagggttttcatgaaacttgggtcaatggtcacctcatcaaggcgacgTGCAGAACCAacgagtcagccttgtcggttcaaggtcaaggtcacaactcaaggtcaaaggtttgagcctgccattttgtgtccgctctatatctcctaaaccccttgaaggaattttataaaccttgggtcaaatgatctcctcatcaagacgatgtgcagaacccatgagtcagccatgccggcccaaggtcaaggtcacaactcaaggtcaaaggtttgagccttccattttgtgtccgctctatatctcttaaaccccttgaaggaattttataaaacttgggtcaaatgatcacctcatcaagacaatgtgcagaacccatgagtcagtcataccagctcaaggtcaaggtcacaacttagggtcaaaggtttgagccttccattttgtgtccgctctatgtctcctaaaccccttgaaggaattttatcaaacttgggtcaaacgatcacctcatcaaggcgatgtgcagaacttatgattcagccatgttggctcaaggtcaaggtcacaactgaaggtcaaaggtttgagccttccatttcgtgtccgctctatatctcctaaaccccttgaaggaattttataaaacttgggtcaaatgattacctcatcagaacgatgtgcagaaattatgagtcaaccatgccagctcaaggtcaaggtcacaactaagggtcgaaggtttgagccttccatttggtgtccactctgtatctccttaaccccttgaaggattttcatcaaacttgggtcaaatgatcacctcatcaagaactcatgagtcagccatgtcaactcaaggtcaaggtcacaactgaaggtcaaaggtttcagctctgtatctcctaaaccccttgaaggattttcatgaaactttggtcaaatgatcacctcatcaagacgttgtgcagaattcatgagtcagccatgtcagttcaaggtcaaggccacagataaaatcaaaggtttaccctttcactatccatagcagtggcgggggatttagctgtctttcagaccgCCTtgttaaagatgtgtaactctaccccttctgtttaagtaatcaattcactttgaacaccaagaaatcgcttattaaattcatttttttccatttttgtacaagaaatcaataattagtcttgaaagaagtaaaaacttactagggaaaaaggaaaataagggggaaaaaatgtggtcccagtagggcttgaacctacgcccccctaagaattgcagtaaaagtaggtttatggtaggtattgaatactcttcaaaaaggaggttctctattattgatctaataccttaaggttAATTTTCATAAACTTAGCCGTAAAATTCAAATTAACAGATAAACGTTGTATTTTTTCCCAACAACATGacatatatgtttgtattttcttCTCCTGAAGCAAAACAAAGGGCTTGTTTAGGATTATATGATCAACtatttttacagaatattttttccacCACTTACACAACAAAGGACAGAGGTATATTTGGTTTACAGTCAGCTGATTTATactaaatttaccaaaaaagaaaacaaaaactttgaaaaaagcataagtttcataaaaatggaCAGCGTTACATAATTATAGAGATATGCGTAATCATTTACTTTGTCCATAAAGAAATGTCTTTGTACATTTACACGACAAATCATCTTATCATGCTTCAATCTGCCTCGATATATTTTACAAAACCGTAGAAAGGAAAGATATTTATAGTTTTGAGCTTATTTTCGGacttgaaacttggtatacattatCCACTTGATGTTTACATGCGCATTTTGCCGGGAATTTAATGTCCCCTTTGTTTGGTGCTGATGCCCTATTATTAATAAGTTCTCCAACAGTTTCcatcgaaaaaaaactttgtatatatcatcagcatgaagtgaacatttttaaattattgggACTTCTATGTCCAAATATTTGCTTTTTAGTTTTGGCCCTTCTCCGGACTTCGAAATATTATAAATGCACCAGAACATTTCGAACTCAAATTGTCCTGCAGTTTTCAAACacctgaaataaaactttttagtcATCATCATTATTAAGCAAGTCCATTTTGTCTCGAGTTTTGTGTCCAGTTTGTttcagttatgtccctttttggaaTACTTTGAAACATTACTGTCAAGCATTTTCAGGTGGTTGGGGGAGGGGGAGTGCATGTGTCATACAGTGTCgatattatgtttgttttatcatCTTGCAGACATCTTTGGTGTCCCTGAAGATTTGTGCGTGTATCTATATTCAAAAACAATATTTGACTACAACCGAAAATCGGTCGGCCTATCGAACAGTCTCAGTGAGATACATTTTGTAGACAAAAATGTTACTATACTGCAACAGGTCTGCAAGGTATTCGAAGCTGTTCCATTGTCAGGGCGTATAGCAGAATATGACAGAAGCAAACTTACGAAGCCAATTGAAACTTTGGAGATTGTAAAAGCGCGGCAAAATGAATCACACATAAAGTGTACACCATTGAATAATCTGAAATTGGCGGAAGAGGATACCTTTACCTGGAAAGTGGACGCGAGAAATGTGCAATATTACAAGATATCCGAAACGTTACATGTGTATGTTTATCAAGGTAACATACTGAAATTGCGAGTAGACTGTATTGTAAATGCCGCTAATGATACATTACAACATGGAGGAGGGGTGGCCTATGCTATTGCAAAAG comes from the Mercenaria mercenaria strain notata chromosome 9, MADL_Memer_1, whole genome shotgun sequence genome and includes:
- the LOC128559376 gene encoding protein mono-ADP-ribosyltransferase PARP14-like; the encoded protein is MIETIFIKDVTETSASEGAAADDGATSDIKDEIKLMNEMVWEVISTRHSAELGQLKAKFLEFKYTSGTLCVTAAGNSNESEQQLRRLRSFIEKFNNKEYEEILVEPSDVVSAWCDEIENTLMCECCMYVPGQKKVVTYCNTYEDCLKVKHLLLVKSGRIKASGMNKSRRKNSSKQTLNMKSEEGTKSEKNADVNEKNNETNVEHRLLWGKDKEYLKCFKTNENLKVYICQASILNLDVDCIVSASNQNLSHGGGIAAVIAKAAGVALTREGDEFIKRYGSIPVGNVCTTTAGELPYRYVIHAIGPTWSDYRPHTEELIKRCETDLYNALYNSFVEAERRGAKSVAFPAISSNIFGVPEDLCVYLYSKTIFDYNRKSVGLSNSLSEIHFVDKNVTILQQVCKVFEAVPLSGRIAEYDRSKLTKPIETLEIVKARQNESHIKCTPLNNLKLAEEDTFTWKVDARNVQYYKISETLHVYVYQGNILKLRVDCIVNAANDTLQHGGGVAYAIAKAAGRSLTEEGDKYIKKYGNIPIGQTCVTTAGNLPYHCVIHAAGPRWSDYYPHAIADVKKCADDLYNAVYNSFLQAEKRKQRSIALPAISSAIFGVPEELCVQQYVKATVNYGRQLKEGSHALSEIHFIDIKQDIVKKIQEAFQIIVVEMRQYPHDTKMFAKSRPKVYRKN